GTATCCCTTCGCCAGACTTTCGGCCCGCAGCACGATGTCGCCGGTGCGATCGGCCGCGGGAAAGCCCATCGCCGGGCCTGCGATCTCGCGCGGCGGCTCGACCCGCTCGATGCGGGCCAGTTTCTTCTCGCGGTCTTTGGCCTGGGCGCTTTTCTGCCCGTAGAAGTTGCGGCGGATGAACTCCTCGGTCTTGGCGATCTGCTCTTGCTGCTTTTCATAGGTCCGCGCCTGCACCTTCAGCCGCTCGGCCTTCTGTTTCCAATAAGCGGAAAAGTTGCCGACGTAATCGTCGACCGTGCCCTGAAACAGCTCCAGCGTGCGGTCGGTCACCTTGTCGAGAAAGTAGCGGTCGTGGCTGACGACGAGAATGGCCTGGTCGGTCTCGCTGAGGAACGATTCAAGCCACTCGGTGGCCTCGATGTCGAGGTGGTTGGACGGTTCGTCGAGCAGCATCAAGTCAGGCCCGCGCAACAGCAGCTTGGCCAGCATCAGCCGGTTTTGCTGGCCTCCGCTGAGCTGCTCGATCGGCCGCCGGAAACTGGCCCGATCGAAGCCCAGACCGTCGAGCACTCGCTCGATTTTGTGATCGAGGTGGTAGGCGTCGCGGTGCTCGAGTTCGTATTGCAGTCGGTCGTAACGCTTGGCGAGTTGTGCCCGGTCTTGCGGGTCGGTGGCGACGCTCAAGGCATGGGCCACCGCTTCGCCGTCGCGGGACAGCGAGACGAGGTCTTCCAGGGCCGTCATCGCTTCGTCCCAGAGCGTGCGGCCGGGCGACCATTCGGGCTGCTGCTCCAGATAATCCATGCGGGCAGACTCGTGGACCTCGACCGCGCCCGAATCGGCCTCGTCCTTTCCGGCCACGATCCGCAACAGCGTCGTCTTGCCGGCGCCGTTGGGCCCAACCAGCCCAGCTTTTTCGCCCGGCCGGATTTCGAACGTCACACCGGCCAGCACCGGATCGGGACCAAAATGCTTGGTGACTTCGGTGACGGAGAGCAGGATCATGTGGGGCAACAAGGTTTCGGCGAGGGCAAACTACAAACTTCGAGCAAGCGGGGCAACAATGCAAGGGGTGGGCATCAACCGCGCAAAAAAACGGCCGCGTCGCAAGGGAGTAACGACGCGGACCTCGATTCAACCCGCGTCCGCTGAAGGCGTGACTCCCCGGTCGCCGTAATGATAGAATCATGGCTGACGCCAAATTCTGGTGAAACTTTTCGGTTGGCTCGGGCGTCAAACATTCGGGGCAGGCGGCCCTGCCGCCGGCGTGTGCCGGTAATGGCCGGGTGGAGGTCCCATTTCGTTTATCCGGCTGGTGCCGGGCTTCGTTGCGATCGAAACCGTTCGCCCTTGAGGAGGAGTTGAGGCATGAGATCCCGCACGCATCGCACCCTGTTTGTCGCGTTGGCTTGGTTGAGCAGCATTTCGGCGGCGTCGATTTCGGCCGCCGATAAGCCCGAAAAGAAGCCCGCCGAACGACCACAAATCGAGCCGGCCGAGCCGACGGTGCCCGACAGCATCAGGGCATTGCTCGAAGACCGCAGATACGCCGACGCCGTGGCGGCCATCGACAAGGCGGTGGGCGACAAAACAGCCGACCAGGAATGGCTGGCCTATCTCAAAGCCCGATCACTTTACCTGGCCGGCAGTTACGACGATTCGATCGCCGCCTACAAGGCCGCCGAGACAAGGTTCCCCGAGAGCCGCTGGCAACGTCGATACCGGTTTGGCCGCGCGCTGG
This sequence is a window from Pirellulales bacterium. Protein-coding genes within it:
- a CDS encoding ABC-F family ATP-binding cassette domain-containing protein; the protein is MILLSVTEVTKHFGPDPVLAGVTFEIRPGEKAGLVGPNGAGKTTLLRIVAGKDEADSGAVEVHESARMDYLEQQPEWSPGRTLWDEAMTALEDLVSLSRDGEAVAHALSVATDPQDRAQLAKRYDRLQYELEHRDAYHLDHKIERVLDGLGFDRASFRRPIEQLSGGQQNRLMLAKLLLRGPDLMLLDEPSNHLDIEATEWLESFLSETDQAILVVSHDRYFLDKVTDRTLELFQGTVDDYVGNFSAYWKQKAERLKVQARTYEKQQEQIAKTEEFIRRNFYGQKSAQAKDREKKLARIERVEPPREIAGPAMGFPAADRTGDIVLRAESLAKGYDRPLFADLTFQIERGERWGILGPNGTGKTTLLRCLIGQATPDAGTVQLGRGVRIGYYDQLLSELDASLPVVEAVRPAGKEFNEPQRRGLLARFGLTGDAVFQRVDSLSGGERSRAALAQLSASDVNFLVLDEPTNHLDLWACDSLERSLTTFDGTVLFVSHDRYFLNRVADHLLIVEPGRFRVIDGNYETYLHFVRKGLAAPATTAAKKDEAAKSAKKPSEAKTKRIWRFPYRKPAEVEAEIIERETRIAELHADLVSPEVVRDGRRVKEIQTEIAEQEAAVKTLYEHWEEAAERTGDAV